The Fusarium keratoplasticum isolate Fu6.1 chromosome 4, whole genome shotgun sequence genome contains the following window.
GcacctaggtaggtactaTACACAAGGCAGAACAGAAAGAGCCCGAGGACAGACAAAGTTTACAAAAAGGAACAAGGACAGATCATAAAATCAGGGCAGGGGCATGGGAGAATAGACTGTCGGATCTTCTCTGGTTGGGGCTGCAATCATGTTGGAAAAAAGGCAGATGCACACAGCACATGGGCTCCCACGGTCGCGTCGACCAAGCGATAACCAGAGCAAGAGCGGGAAAAAGCGATTAGACAGTAGCACGAATTCGATAAAAGCAATAAAATGCTAGCAAATTGGACGGAGAAATTTTTCGTTAATCAAAGCCGGAGGTGAGCAAGTGAGGTCGCAAGCCCAGGCCGTTGGCGGTACGGAGAAAGGTAAGGTAAGGTAAGGTAAGGTATTTTCACATAACTACCCCCCTTCCCCCGTTCCTTCTTGCTGCCCATTTCCCTCCCATTTTCCCCTCTCAAAACTCTGTGTTTCCTTTCCCATCGTTCATTTCGTTCTCATCGGCTTCTTTTTGACGTGCGTTGCTGTTGTGCTCGTCGTTTTCCCTTGAGCTGCTCACTTATACGAACCGGCACCTCCAAAGCTGGGTGGTTTTTCGGGGACCCCAAGACGCTGGGTACTTTACCTTATTAGTGGGAGGTCAGTCGCGATGGACTCGGCGACAAGCGACACGCACTCGACACGGCGACAGCAAAAACGACCAGGACCAGTTTGATTCAGCAAGATGGCCGACCGACCAAGAGTTTTGACGACACAACGAGGGCGACCGCCTTCACCGGCTCCCCCAAAGGCAGAGTGACTCGAGACGGCGCTGTTCTGGCCATGACGACCTGCCTGACAAGGATGCGGCCATTGGCATCCACTCGGGAAGCCCCAGTGGTGGGTGGACAGCCCGCATCAGGCGCCACCACAAACAATCCCCGGACTCAAAACCCGACCAGCCCTGCGCCCCTTTCGAAAACAGGAAGAGACATGAACCCATGCCTGGTTTGGCAAGCTGGACTTCTTTGGATTTCGGCAGTGGTGTGGCAAGTTCGAGAGAGAGTCGGGCGTGGTTCTGGTGCGGTGCAGAAGGGAGACAAGCTCTGGCGGCACATGGTCCGTTCTTTTGGACCCGATCTGGTTCACGGTATGGCCGCCTGGAACCCCAGCACTGGGTCATTGGCGGGGGACCACTGTGCAGACCAGACGCCAGTTGTCGCTTTGAGCACCCAAGCCAGAGGCCGATGGCTCTGAGCACTGCGCAGGGGGCTGGGACTTACGGGGCTGCGCTGTCAGCGCCCAGTGTCGACTGATTACGACCAGATCTGATATGGATGAGACGGCACCAGCACCAGTGTGCAGAGCTGCCGCGCGGTGGATGAAATGTCACATTGGGCATTTGTGATGCAAAGCTGTGCGACGCATCCCGGTGCATCTGCAGGCAGATGGGCAGCGTAATTCGCCTCCATTGGCGAGCAGAAAACGGGATACAACAAGGCCAGAAGCCACTTTGACCGGTTGTAGTCTCATCTCAGTCGGAGTCTGTTGTTTGGGCATGGCAATCTGGCGACTGCCCTGCCGAAACGTTGGAATAGAGGACGAGTCGCATTCTACTCGCAACTCATTTCCAATCTCGAGCCACCCCATTGATTGCAGTCACCAATCATCTGCCGGAGGCAGTCGACACACAGAGCTGTGGGTCGATACTATGAAAGTGGCCGATGCCTCGCTCTTTCAACAGAGGTGTTGAATACCGATGGTGACGAGCAGGTTATGTTTTTGCTCGACTGCTCGCTGGCTACGTGGAAAACCCGCGAAATCCTGGGAACGAATCGGAAAACGGAAACGAAAACCGAGTTCGAAATCGATCGCAAGGCAAACTCATGGCTTTGAGCTGGTGCATCAATCTGTCATGAGCCCTCGACAGGATCACCAGCTGAAGACCATGGTTATCACATGCAGTACCGCTGGCAAATCGATGCATCCGGATTCGGCAATGCGCCAGGGGCGTTAGAGATGCGATAGCTGACACTGGCCTTTGTGTTAGCGACTGGTGCGTTTCCCAGGCCCGCGCTCTATCTTGTCGGAACTCGCGGTTATTGCCCGACTAGCTCTACCCCATGATTGGCCAAAGACCCACTTGACTAGCTGATTCCTAAGCGACGCTAAGCCGAGAACAGCCAAGCAATCGCGCCGCAGCCTCGAGTCGATCTGGAGACAACCTAAGGAACAATTTCACCGTCCGCTGAAACCCAGGCCAATTCCGACGAGCATTCGCGCACTCGCAGTTCATCCACCGTCACTGCAAACGCGCGCGCGCCTTAGGTAAGACCTGCTTCTTTCCGTTCACACTCTGTTCTGGCTTTTCACGTCCCCGTACCCGTCCATCTCGCCCCTAGCCGACGAATGCGACAGAGTTGACGGCGGCCGCTTCACCTCGCCGTGTCCCCCCGTCTCCAGGCTCGTGACGAAAGTTGTCGCCGACTccctggctggctggctggcgCCTTGGGATGGTCTCAGCGCTGCGCGTTCTGGCTCGCCCTGTTACTCGCTGGTGCTGCTGACGGAGACGAAAAATTCTCCCTCACTGGCTGGTCGGCTCGTTCGCTCGCCCCAGGCCGCCCTGCTCTCCACTGTTGGCGTACCTAGCACTCTCTGGCGGTCTCTGTTGGACTGCTGAGGTGGCTGCGACTCTCGCTGGAaggctctctctctcgctcACTCGTGCGCTTTGCTGggctcttctccctctccatctctcccGTCCCGTCAATCCCATCTATCCATTCATCTCCCGCCTGAGCGAAGCGCGTCGCCGTGCTGCACCGACCACCCTGCCAACCAATCTGAGCTCTTTTCCATTGCCCACTCTCCCAGTCCAAgccattttttttttcctttgcCCAGCCCGTTCTCAGCAGAGGCTGACCCAAGTCTCTTCGCTGGTCTGGTCTTTCCACACCACTCTCCACCAAACCCACGCCGCGACGCGACTTGCCCATCACCACCGTGTCACTgcctcgtctcatctccCACCCATCGTCCCCATCTCAGCCTTCCGTCATTGCATTCTCATTTCCCTGGCGCTCCTCCATGGAGGCTTGTCGCGTGCCTGCTGACCGCTAACTCCGTCGCGCACAGCCTGTTGGGCCGATCGCCATGAGCACCTGGATGAACGACGCCGTCCCAAACCACAATGGCAACGGCTTCCCACACATGAATGACGCCAACTCAGCCAGCACCATGATGGATCCTTCCGCCTTCATGGCCAACTCTGGCCAATTCAATCCTGCCCAGTTTCAgaaccagcagcagatggGCGCGATGGCTAATGGCCCTGGCCCCATGCGCAATGCCTCACCTTCCTTCCAGAATCCCGTCTATCAAACCAACTCGGTGATTCCATCGAaacgccctcgccctcgcgaAGACAGTCTCGCCGGCTCTCCGAGACAGAACCCCGGAATGTTGCCGACGTCGCGTTCCGAGACGCCGCAGCAGCAATCCTTTGCCGGCGGCTTTCAGCCTGGCGCGGTCCCCCAGCAAAACCCCGGCCAATTCCCCCATCTTCAACCAAACGGTTCTGCCAACGCGAGTCCATCACCGATCATGGGCAACCAGATGCGACCAGGTAGTGTCCCTCAGAGGGTCGCGACCGCGTCGCCTCATCCATTCTCGCCTAGCGCACAGCAGTTCAACTCGCAGGCGTCACCAATACCTTCCGAACATGGCACACCTCAGCCGAATCCCTACATGCAAAACATGCCCCAAGGATACAACCCGAACTTCGCGCCATCGCCCTCGAATGCTCGTCCATCATCGAATCCGAACGCGATGGCCGCTGGCCAAATGATGCCGCAGCAGATGGGTCAAATGCCTCAACACATGGGCCAGATGCAGGGCAACATGTATCCTCCccagatgcagcagcaggcccagcatcagcaacagGGCAaccctcaacagcagcaggccCAGCAACAAGGTcagcagcaaggccagcagcgGCCAGGCATGACCGACCAGCAGAAGATGGCCGCATATCAGATGAGACTGCAGCAGCAACTTCAAGGGAACGCACAAATGCAGGCGCAGATGCAAGCACAGAACATGGGCCGCGGTATGATGCCTAAGCAGCAAATGCCTGGAATGCCCAATGGTCAGATGCCACAGGGAGGCATGAGGCCGCAGCCAAGGATGGGAAACGTCAACCCGGAACAATTCATGAAGAGTCTCACGACTCTTATGAACCACAAGGGCTTGCCTCTTGACCCTAACCCAATGATTGGGGACAGACCAGTCAACCTGATGATGCTCTTTCAGGCCGTTCAAAACAAGGGAGGATACAAGCAGGTCACAGCTGGAAACGGATGGCCCCATATTGCTCAAATGATAGGACTTCCGCCTCAGATTCCTACGGTGCCACAGACGCTGAAGCAGATTTACGAGCACAACCTCTATAAGTTCGAGGAAATGTGGATGAATCAGCAGAAGTCCCGGATGATGCAGCAACAGaatcagcagcagcagcagcagcagcagcaacaacaacagcagcagcctcagcaacatcaacatcaacagcaacagcaacaacaagctcagcaggctcaacaagctcaacaagcccaaggcgcAAACATGGCGGGTCAGGCAACACCGCAAAAGCAGATGCAACCAAATCAACAGATGAATCAAGGGCCACTGGCTCAAACTGGTCAACAACCCCAGATGCAACAGCAGACCCCTATGAAGCAGATGCAACCAGGACAGCCCCCAGTGAACGGCTTTTCGAcacctcaagctcaagtaCAGCCACAAGCTACGCCTGTTATACCGGGGCAGAACCGCAACATGCCGCAAGGAATGGATACCTCTGGCATCAACGATTTTGCAACTGCCCCCTCCCCGGCTCCTCGCAGGGTTGGAAGCATGTCACAGAATGAGGGACGACAAGCTTCAGCAGCACCCACCGCTGTTGTGGAGCGGATGCCTCGCCTCGGCCCTCAGACTGACCAGTACAGCCCTTGTGCGCGCGAGTTGTCGACATTTGGAGGTGTCGACTTGACTGCCTTCAGCAAGCTCGGCGCCGAACTCGAACGATGGAAGCCAGACGTGCCACCCCTTCAGGAACTGGGGAATATCGACGTCAGTGCTCTCACGAAAAGCTTGCAGAGTGGGATTCATGGAGAAGTGCGGCTCGCCCTCGACGTCCTCGCTGCTGCGTCTTGCTCTATGAACCAGTTGCACTTTATCCAACTACGATACTGCGAAGAGTTGGTTGAGGCTCTCATTGAGTGCGCTGAAGAGCAAGTTGACTTGCTGGCCGAGCATACCGTCGAGGTTTCGGATGAGATCCAGATATCACCATACGAAGATGTCGTAAGAGCCTGCCGTATCGAACGATGGAATGTTCGCGAGATTCCCGTCTTCGGCACTGAAGAATACGAACTGGATCGAGCTGTGGACCGCTTAATATGCGTGACGACAATTTTGCGCAACTTTTCGTTCCCTGGAGAACAGAACGAGAACCATGGCGTCCTCGCCGACGAGTCCGTCATCAAGTTTCTGTGCGTCGTAATAAGGTACCTTGGTACACGCACAATGCTCCTCCGGTCCCAGAACAACACCTTGGACTTTATGAAGGACGTCGTCATCCTTCTCTCCAACATTGCGGGCTCAGTGGAGATCCCAGGACGCGAGCAAGCTGTTTGCCTTCTACAATTCCTCTTGGCATTCGCTCCAGCTCCCAACCCTACCGTCTCGGACGGAACACTCTTCTTTACGCCATACGAACCCAGTCTCCATGCCTATCTACCACATGCCGTTGACGCCCTAGCCAAGTTGCTCGCACGCGACGAACCGAACCGAACCCACTATAAGGCGGTGTTTGCTTTGGACTCTAACAGCAACCCTCCTTACGAGCTTCTCACTCGGGCCTTTGGTCTAGCAATAGCGCCAATTCCCGACAAGGCTAAGGCTCAGAGTCGCCCGCCTAACTTCCCTTCGCTTGTCGAGGTTCGAAAGCCATTCCTGATGCAAGGATTGCTATCGGCCGAGATTTTAGCGTCAATAGCACCTGGACATGATGCTGGAGTTGCGAAAGCCTGGCTATCAAGTGGCAACGACTTTGCGCAAAACCTGTTCAGACTCATTCGCGAGCTCAGCCAACTGTACGAGCAACCGCAACTCCATGGTGGACCACGGGCTGGGGCACGAAAAGATCCAGAGCTGGTATACCTGGTGGTGGTCTCAGTCGCCTTGTTACGGAGGTTGGCCGAGAAGGCGAGAGACCCCAACGACCCTGCATCATCTCTTCCAGCCAAGGCTGTGCCATCACCACAGGCACTCCTCGACGCTCTTTCGATGCAATCGGCAGAGTgggccaaggatgaggtcctACAACAACTGTCGACTTTCTTCGCTCTAGGGAAATAATATGCCCACGTCGGCTAACGGGAAATTTTTTATTTTGGATTGACATCGCAATACCCGGCCATTAAGCTTGTATGTTAGTGTTTTGATGAAAATGGGATAGGTGTCTTGTCGTCATTTGAAGCGTGCGCTTCGCGTTTAGACTTGCATTCTGGAGTCGATGGGGTTTTGGGGGATTGAACGGGACTGGACATGGAGGAGGTGATGATCAAACCACCTGCCCGCGGGTGTATACAGGATGTTGAATGGAGAACAACCAAATATACTTTGTGCAAAGCGTGTTTTTTTTTGTCTTGTTTACTTGCTTGTTTGTATGGATGGTGCGCCTTGAATTACATGTATTGTACATTTCTCATCAGTCAGCTGCAGGAGTTGACGGGTTGTCAATATGGTACACTTTTTATATGCCGCCCTATGCATGCTCGGACCAGATCCAATGGTCGTCCCCGTCGTATTGCTCGTTACGATGCCTCGATTAAAAGCCCGCGTTTAGCAACCAGTCCATTGCCGGCTTAAAGTACTGCCCCTAGAGTAACCTGTCAGTCCCTGGTTCGGCTCGTGTGTAGCCAAAACAGAATGTCCTACCTTGATCTCGATATGCTGTGTCGTTGGATTCAATCGGATATCGGACCGCTTAACCTCCAACGCCGTGGCCAAATCCTCCACCAGCCTTGTGCGGTCGCCGTCAACCTTCTTGATCAAGACAATCACCCGGTTGCCACCAGACATCCACTTTTGGTAGACGGGAAGCTGAGAGTATGGTGTGCGGCGAACGATGTAGGGGAATGCGGCGGCGAGCTGCTCCTCGGTCTTGGTCGGCAAGGGAGCAAAGGAGCGCTTCATGGGGCGGTCCTTGTAGGGgatcttgctcttcttgttcGGGTTGACGGGCTTATCGAGGGGATTGGTCCTGTATCCGGCGTGCGTCTTGAAGGTGGGCTGGCTGGCCGAGGCGTAGGCACATCGCTGGACGAGAGGCACAGGTCTCTGGAGGAGAGCCTGACACCCTGCAGATAGGGTTCGGGGGGCGAGCAGGCGCATGGCGAGATGTGGTGTAGGTGAGTTGGGGTCGAGGTGGGAGGTCGAGATTCGAGATCGGTCGTGGTGGGGGCCCTTTTGTAAAACCAAGATCCTTGGGGGTTCTGACGATAGTGTGATTGGCGATTTTTTATCTCAATCAGCGCCCAATTGGTCACGCTGAGCCGTTCTCTCGCCTGTCGCAACTCTCTGCCCAGACACACCCGGAAGTTGAAGCTCTCCCAGAAAATCTCGGGATCACATGACATGGACCTTTAATCGCCGGTAAATCCCCGGGCAGGTCGGCACACCCCACACCACCGGTGGATTGGCGAAATTCACCAAAAATCTGCCCCTCCATCAAATCAATTATCACGGCCTCTGCGTCTTTACTTTCGCGGCGCCTCACATCTCTTCCCACGCCCCCCTCGCTCCGCCCCCCGGTCGACCGAATACCAAACAACCTCGCCCACGATGGAGGACCTTCTCAGCGCCGTCTCGGCCGACGGCTCGTCCATCATGCCCCTCCTCGCCCGCCACCTGAGCCGacatcttctcttccctctgATCCAGTTTGAGAGCGAGAGGGCCGATGAGCAGGGCGACGAcgcaaaggccaaggagatcctctcctcaaagattaagctcctcgaggacaCAAACATGACGGATTACGTCGCGACCATGTACTGCGAGCTCCACGGCGTGTCCGAGGCCCCCGCCGAGTACAACAAGAAGAGGCAGGAGGTGCTGTCGCAGCTGGAGAAGTACGAGCAGGCCACCGCTAAGATCGCCGACCTCTTGACCCAGGACGAGGTTGTCAACGGACTCCGAAGCGACAAGGTTGCCAACTTGGAGTTCCTCAAGAACCAGCACGGCGTAAGTGACAAACACCAGCAAGCTCCCACACGGCCGGGTTCGGATGGATAAGCTAACCGGGACGTGACTAGGTCACCATGGAAATGGTCAACGCCCTCTACGACTTTGGTCAGTTCCAGTTCCGATGCGGACAGTACGGCCCCGCCGCCGATATGCTTTACCAGTTCCGAGTCCTGTCGACCGATAACGACAAGGTCTCTGCTGCCACCTGGGGCAAGCTCGCCTCAGAGATCCTCCAGACCAACTGGGAGTCTGCCGTTGACGAACTTAAGAATGTGCGCGAAAACATCGACTCCAAGCTGTTCAACAACCCCCGTGCCCAGCTCGACCACCGAACGATGCTGGTCCACTGGTCCCTCTTCCCCCTCTTCAACTCTGAGAGTGCCCGGGAACCCATCCTCGACATGTTCTTCTCCGCCCCctacatcaacaccatccagaCCTCGTGCCCCTGGATCCTGCGGTACCTGATTGCCGCCGTTATCACCGGCCGTGGTCGCGCCCGCAACAGCTCCATCCAGCagaagcaggtcaaggacatTATCCGCTACGTCCGCCAGGAGGCCTACGAGTACACCGACCCCATCACCCAGTTCGTCAACGCTCTGTACATTGCCCACGACTTTGAGGCTGCCCGTGAGGCCCTGTCCATGGCCGAGCAGGTCTGCCGAAgcgacttcttcctcgctTCTTCCGCCGACGCCTTTGTCGACGCCGCCCGACACCTCATCTGCGAGAGCTACTGCAAGATCTTTAGCCGAATGAACATCCGAGACCTCAGCTCCAAGCTGGGCCTGAACCCCGACGATGGTGAGAAGTGGATCGTCAACCTGATCCGAGAGACACGACTGGACGCCAAGATCGACAGCCAGGACGGCACCGTGGTGATGAACCACCCTCCCAACAACGTCTACCAGCAGGTGATTGAGAAGACCAAGGGCGGCTTCTTCAGGACACAGGTCCTCAACGCCGCCGTCTCAAAGTAAGGAGCATGACTAGCCCGTGATGGGTTTCTTTGACGAGTGTTTTTACGACAACTCAAAATGGGGCAACGCAATCCAAAAGGGGAAATAACGCCCTCCGCTGCTTGAAGGAGTGTGCGTGTGGGAGAACAGAGTTCTAGCGGTCTTGTTTTTGTTCCTGCGCGAAAACACTTCGTGCGGCAGAGGGGGAAAAGAGACGAAGCAGGATATCGCTGAAGCACAAAGATGGGCAAAGCTTGAAGCGGCGTGGGCAAACAACGAGGGCCCGACGACGCGAGAGAAAGTGGCGGATAGAAGGCCCTGTATATCCCCGGTGATGCGGTTTGCATTGCATGGCGTTCTCGGAAAAGGGAAGAGGCAAAGGGGGGGATAATGGAATTTACGTGACTGTTGAAATGAATCATCTATTCGCCTCAAGCTGCTGTGACCTTGGTAGTGATGCATGTGCTTCAAAGACTATCATTGTTCTCATAGCTCATAACGACATGTGCTACTTTTCCACTTCACAAACGCTGCTCTACAAAGTTCACCACATATGACCAGACACCGTCATGATCATAACCATGTACAAGATGGGAAGCCCAATGCCCTCACTGCTCGCTCTCTCGACTGGCAAGCCATACCATCCCCTTGAGATTCTCAACAACACTGTCCCGCATCCACCAgacagcttcatcttccgAAGTtgcctcctgctcctcctgtTCTTCCTCGACATCACCGCGAGCCCTCGATTCTGTAATGGTCTCTTGGCTGTCAAACAGGCTAGGATGCCGTAACTTGTCACGAACTCCTGCCCATTCAAAGAGAAGCCTCGCACCCTCGAGTCGCTCGCGGTCTGTACCTTCACTGATccccttctccatctcgagccTCGCGTCGATGGCACTGCCCACTTGCGGGGTCTCGTCTCCTCGCTCAAGCACCACGGTTCGTTCAGCGTGGCTAATGCCTCGAAGTCCGTCGAGCCCAAAGACCCATTCTAGAGgatcttttcctttctcatCCTTGCCCAGTGCCCTGAGCGTCGAGGCAAAAGCACCCTCGCGCGGTGGGCGTCTACGGAGATACAGACTCTGGGTGTCTTTGAAAGCGTCCCTGACCTCCTCGTTGGAAAAGTCGAGTTCCACGTTCCAGAACTGAGGACCACAAGCGGTTGATAGGCTGGCAATCTGGTCGATTGGTGGGAGGATGCAAGGCGCCGTGCGACTGAGGATAGGTTCTGTTGACGTGTTGCTCTGCATCTTGATCTGGATAGGGACGGAAACCGGCTGACCGGTAAGAACATCCTTGGTAACGAGGCATCGTTGTTCCGTAGCAAGAACCCAGAAGTGACGGAGGGCCTGAAGATGGGA
Protein-coding sequences here:
- a CDS encoding Eukaryotic translation initiation factor 3 subunit E; translated protein: MEDLLSAVSADGSSIMPLLARHLSRHLLFPLIQFESERADEQGDDAKAKEILSSKIKLLEDTNMTDYVATMYCELHGVSEAPAEYNKKRQEVLSQLEKYEQATAKIADLLTQDEVVNGLRSDKVANLEFLKNQHGVTMEMVNALYDFGQFQFRCGQYGPAADMLYQFRVLSTDNDKVSAATWGKLASEILQTNWESAVDELKNVRENIDSKLFNNPRAQLDHRTMLVHWSLFPLFNSESAREPILDMFFSAPYINTIQTSCPWILRYLIAAVITGRGRARNSSIQQKQVKDIIRYVRQEAYEYTDPITQFVNALYIAHDFEAAREALSMAEQVCRSDFFLASSADAFVDAARHLICESYCKIFSRMNIRDLSSKLGLNPDDGEKWIVNLIRETRLDAKIDSQDGTVVMNHPPNNVYQQVIEKTKGGFFRTQVLNAAVSK